Part of the bacterium genome is shown below.
CCAATCTCCGCGGGGCTGATCTCCGCGGGGCTGATCTCCGCGGGGCTGATCTCCGCGGGGCTGATGTTGACTTTTCCTGCTGGCCGCTTTGGTGTGGCAGCAAAAACGTCAAGGTTGATGCACAGATTGCACGCCAGTTAGCTGCACACTTCTGCGTGCTGGATTGTGATAACGCTGAGTATCAGGCGGCTCGTGCGGCCATACTTGAGTTTGCCAAGAAGAGTCACATATCTGCTGATCTTGGACTCGTGAATGGCGATACGGAAAAGTAATGGCGCTGCGCAGTGAATCCGGATACGCCGGATATCTGCGACGCTCGGCGCGTGCGTATAACAGCGCCAGAATTTAGGCGGCAGCGGCACTCAGGAGTTGCGACGAATGGTGCTGAGGCGGGATAAGCAGGTGATTGTTCGCCGAATCTGCCTGCCGCCGATTAATTTAAGGAGGATGGCGATGGATTATTTAAATGCGTTTGAGAAGATAGACAGTCTTTTGTATGATGAATCGTCAACAATGGGCGAGTGCTGGATGTTTATAAAAGCTCACATTGCCGAGCTTGAATCCCAACTTGCTGCTATGCAGCGAATAGTGGATGGCTATAAGGATGATTTGAAAATACCAGAAAACGTATTGGGTGTTCTCAAGTTGGCTTATCGCAAACATCATTTATTGGATGACTCCGTTGGCTCAACGGAATTATCTGATTTCCTGATGGACACTATTTGTGAATTAATTGGGGATGATGGGTTCCAAAAATGGCTTGATGAACTGGAATGCTGTAATATTGTAGTTGAATAGGAGGATGTGATGGACAGATATAAATTGCACACAATGAATGTGTATAAATTTAAAGATTTACAAAAAGTAGATCATAGTATAGAGAAATTATGTATAGATGCAGGCGGCGATTGGGTGCGCTACGAAGATCACGCTGCCCGCATTGCCGAGCTTGAAGCCGAGATCGTAGAGCGCCGCAAGGATTACAGCGCATGCATCCGGAATCAAGATGCCCGCATTGCCGAGCTTGAGGCGCAGCTTTTCGCTGCGCAGGAGCGCAATACGCTGTTACAGGAGCAGCTTGCTATACCCAATGCGCATATAGTTAATAGCGAACTTCCCGACTCATTAAAGGAGGCCGAACATGACTAAAAGCGGATGGCTGACCATCGTATTAGTCGGCATCATCATTGAGCTATACCTTTTGGCGCGCGTTATTATCGCAGCCGAACCCGCGCCGCGCGTCATCACCGGAC
Proteins encoded:
- a CDS encoding pentapeptide repeat-containing protein produces the protein ADLTGANLVRADLTGANLARANLRGADLRGADLRGADLRGADVDFSCWPLWCGSKNVKVDAQIARQLAAHFCVLDCDNAEYQAARAAILEFAKKSHISADLGLVNGDTEK